Below is a genomic region from Sporomusaceae bacterium FL31.
TTGAGAACTCAGCCAGATTACTTTGTTTTAGTCTACACAAGTCATGACATCAATAAAATCAAGGTTTTTTACATGTAGTAGGTTTTACCTCGTCTACCGTTTCTATGTGATTTTATAGCCTATTGCCTTCCTCTTTGCCTTCCTGCGATTGGTAACCTGAAAGGAAGGTATGCCCAGCAAAATTTAATACTCCAGAACGCGATACTTCCCATTAAGTTCATTCTGCTTAAAATAGTTTTTATCCCAATATTCGACTACAACAGTAGAGTTTTTACCATCATAAAAACATCGATAAGTAATAATTATATTATTTTTTTCCCAAATATAATAATTAAGTTTAGGATCAAACATGGGTTCAGGATCATTCCCTCCTTCATATATATTCTTTGATATATATTTTGATACCGTTGCATCATTTCCATAAAGTTGAACTAGTTTTGCAAAGACGTTCGTTTCTTTTTCTTGTAATTGCTGATTTTCTAGTTTTAGCGAACATGAAACCTCAAATAATTTATCCTTCCATTCTGCCAAGCTAGCATTCCCTGTGAAATAAACCATCCATAATTTATCATAGTACGCTTGAGTAAATCGATACTTATCTATTTGACCCCTTGCAACTTTTGTGGATGACATTGGAAATTCGCTTTTTATAATATTATCAATGGTATTTGCTTGAGTTTCTCCAAATGTAAGCTTACTTACTGGTTGAGGCAAGTTTTCCTTTCCTAAGATACTAAGTATAATCGTATACAGATCATTTGGAGAATATTGTAATTCCGCATTGGCAAAAGCTGGCTTCGCTAAAGAAAATATGAGAATTAGTATTAAAATAGTCAGTTTTCTCAATGGAACCCCTCCGTATTTTTGTCATTTTACTCAACTTATAAACGGCAACTATTTCAAGGACTTTTAATATTTAACCCCACGCTTATAGAACTTTGGTAATAAACAGGAGTATCCTTTTCTGTAAAGCTTGACTAGCATTTTAACTTTATGTTCTATGTAGTCACTTACTACTTCTGATATCTCATTCATGAAAAGTAAATCTTATTTATTTAACTTATATTTGTCGAGTTATTACCGCTATCAATTCTCATCACCCCACATTTATTATATCGGTATTTTCGAATGGGAAATAAGTCAAGATTTGTATTGCCTCCCTGAATAAAAATAATCCTTCTAGCAAATCGCTAGAAGGATTGATTTTTCTGGAGCGGGCAACGAGATTCGAACTCGCGACCCACGGCTTGGGAAGCCGGTACTCTACCACTGAGCTACGCCCGCCCGTGTTAAGAAACAGAAGGCTGCAAAGCAACCTATTTGGATACTCGTCAGGACAACATCCAAACAGTATTTATTATATACTAATATTCCAATATTTTCAAGTATAGCTATAATACCTTCTGCCCGCATTTCCACTCTAGCTTGCCGTTCTAATCAAAAATGGAATTCGTATTCCTTCCTGTTGGTAACGCGCATGAATTCTTTTGATGAATTCGTGACGAACAAGGTACTGATCTGTTACAGACTTTACCCGCAGAGTAACATTGAAGGTAATGCTGGACTCGCCGAAACTAACGTACCGGACAACCGGCTCAAAGCTCTTTACGCTGCCCTCGATTTCTTGAAGAATTTCCTTGGCAACCGCAACAGTGACTCTTTCCACATGGTTCAAATCACTATCGTAGCTGACACCGATAGGAATACCGATAGAGCACTCAGCAAACGGCTGTGCATAATTGGTGATGATGGATGAAGCAAACTTTTGGTTCGGTATGACTACCATGTTTTCAGTGGAGGTTTTTATGGTAGTATTACGCCAGTTCATATCCATGACATGGCCCTCTTCGCCTGTCGATAGTTTGACAAAGTCACTGATTTTGATTTGTTTGGCCACTAGAATATTGATGCCGGAAAATAAATTCGCCAGCGTATCCTGCAGCGCCAAAGCAACTGCCAAACCGCCGACTCCCAAAGCTGTGAGCAATGGCGAGATCGCCACTCCAAAAGATTCAAGCAAAAACAATACGCCGATGGTATAAACGGCCAGGTCAATGGTTGTCGCTAATATCGAAGTAGAAGCAAAAGCGCCGGATGTTTTTCCGAACTTCTGTTTCAGATAACCGGAGGCCAGACGTGCAACCAGAAGGGTGATCGACAGAATGATCAGTGAGTGGAACAACTTTTGTAAAAACATGAGCGGACGAGGCGGAATTGTTAGGATTTCCATAATCGCATAGAGACCAATGAGACTACCCAATAAAGTAGGTATTCCTCTAAATGTTTGCTGCAACAGGGAATAAGCGATATTGGTTTTTCTTGCAACGATTTTGAGCATCTTAGAAAAAATCAGTTGGATGATTATGATGCCTAACGTTACACTAATAAAGAACGCCAACAAATGAGTCTTGAAGCCACCATTTATAATTTTGTTTCCTATTTCAGTAATTAATTCAAACATTAGATTCCTCCCAAATACGAAGATTTGTTTCTCATTCCGCGTTCTCAAGTTAAAAAACATCGGATAATCCAGTTCTACTATGTAACGATAAGCAATGTTTCACTTTATATTCTTCTTGCCAGCTTAATGATACTCCTGTCGATAGCAAGCTAGTAAGTTCTGGAAGTCTTACAGCAAAGTTACAGAGGAATCTTTCTCCTGCCAGAAAAAATCCTTCTAGCAATTGCTAGAAG
It encodes:
- a CDS encoding mechanosensitive ion channel protein MscS produces the protein MFELITEIGNKIINGGFKTHLLAFFISVTLGIIIIQLIFSKMLKIVARKTNIAYSLLQQTFRGIPTLLGSLIGLYAIMEILTIPPRPLMFLQKLFHSLIILSITLLVARLASGYLKQKFGKTSGAFASTSILATTIDLAVYTIGVLFLLESFGVAISPLLTALGVGGLAVALALQDTLANLFSGINILVAKQIKISDFVKLSTGEEGHVMDMNWRNTTIKTSTENMVVIPNQKFASSIITNYAQPFAECSIGIPIGVSYDSDLNHVERVTVAVAKEILQEIEGSVKSFEPVVRYVSFGESSITFNVTLRVKSVTDQYLVRHEFIKRIHARYQQEGIRIPFLIRTAS